One Halanaerobium hydrogeniformans genomic window, ACTTTGAGCGGTGATGATTTTTATTATTCAAATCCTGCTGGTCTGGCTGGAAGAGAAAAAACAGCTTCTTTAAAAAGCTTTGCATCTTTTTCAGCCTGGAATAATATCCTCGATAACACAGAGTTTACAGAAGATGTTATCAAAAGCAAGTTAGAAGATGAAGATTTAATTTTAGCTGCTCGATCAGCAGCGGGGGTTCATTTTTATTATAAGAACTTTGCCCTTGGAATAAGTGGTAGAGCAGATGGGTTGATGGAACTAGACAGTGATGTAACAGAAATTTTAACCGCTGACAAACCACAAATAACCTTTGAAAATGGAGAAATTACTGCTGATAGTGTGACCGCCAACTTTGATGTTACTCAAGGTGGGGCAGCTGCAGCAGCTGATATTTCTTTAAGTTATGCCAGACCTGTTGCAGATCGATTTATAGATAGTTTTAATGAAAACAGAGATAACAAAATTGAATCTATTTATCTTGGTGGAACATTTCATTATTTAGAAGGAGATATCTATAATTTTTCAGGTGATGGAGAAATAAAGGCAGAATTAGAAAATCAACAAATTAAATATTCAGGTGAAGCAGAATTTATCACAAATAGAACTGACCAAAAAAAAGCTGTCGGCAGTGTTTTTGATCTGGGAATCAATCTTAAAATGGAAGATAGATATAGTTTTGCTTTTGCTTTAATGAATATTGGTGAGCTATCTGCAAATAACTTTATAAGAGATGGTTATAAATATTATCCTGATGAAAATGATAATACTGAACTTATTGAAGAAGAAATAGAAGATCAAAAAGTTGAAGAGCAGATAAAATACAAATTGCCTTTAATCTATAAGCTGGGAGCGAAGCTGGATTATAGTGAAAACACCGCATATTATGCTGAATATTCAAGAGTTGATTACGATAATGGTCCTACTGATAATATTTTTTCTTTTGCCGGTGATTTTAGACAAGACAGCAGCGTACCTTTAAGATTTGGAGTTAATTATGCCTCTTTAAGAGAAAGTTTAGAAGTTGCTGCAGGTTTAAGTCTTAACTTCAATAATTTTAAAATAGATTTTGGTATGGCAGATTTAAGAGCTTTATTTGATGATGCAAAAAGTGTTAAATTAGGACTAGGTACAACCATTACTTTTTAAATTTAGAAATAATTTAAAATGATTGTATAACTGAATAATGGTATTAAAATATATAATAATTCAGATAGCTTGACACTTGAAAATAAAAGGATTAAGATTATATCAGTATCGAATATTTGTTAGGCTTGGATTGTAACTTTTGGTGGGGTAGTTTTGAACTCTCCTGCTTCTGCCTCACCAAAGATTAAATTATTAAATTGATATTTTTTTGTTTTTTAAAAAAGAAAGGGTTTTTTTGCCTTATCCGGAATATTATTAATAAGCGATAAAAAAAAAGGAGGAATTATTTATGAAAAGAACTTTAATTGTTTTAATGGTACTTTCTTTAATGTTATTTAGTTTTTCAGCTCTGGCAGAAGCTTATACTGCTCAAAGAGCTGGTGATTTTGAGGTTAAGCTGGGTATCGATTTTGGTGGAGATTTTGATTATGGTTCAGATAGTTATGATGTTGATATGGGTTACAGCCTGATTGGTGAATATAAGTATGCTTATAATCAAAATATTAACTTAGGTGCTGGCTTAAATTATCAATTTGACCGTGACTTTGATGATACTGATGGTGACTTTTCTTTTACAACAGCCTATATTTTAGGAGAATATAAAGTAACAGATAGTCCTGTTTATTTAATCGGTCATCTTGGTTATGGTTCTCTAAGTGTTGATAGTGCAACATTTTCTGGAGATGAAAGTGGAGGCCTTTATTATGCAGCTGGTGCTGGTATGATTCTAGATAATGATTATGTGGCAGAAGTTCTTTACAGCCGTAATAACGGTGAAGTTAATGATGAAGATGTAGAATATGATAAATTTACTATTTCTTTTGGAATTAGATATTAATTTAACAGCCCTGTTTTAATAATATAAAGTATTTACTTAAATTAGTCTTCCTCTGCATTTAAAAGTGCAGGGGAGGCTTATTTTTATTTAAAAGAGGAGAAATGCAAATGAAAACAGCAGTTATTTATTTGTCAAAAACTGCTTTTGTAAAAAAAGAAACTGCGCTAAAGATTACATAAAAAAACAAGTTATTTTATTGTTTATTAACTAATATTCTTATATCATTAAATTTGAAAGGTAAAATAGATTTAATAGTTAGTTTTTAGAAGTTGAGGGAGGATAAAAATGGCTAAAAAAGAGTTGAAGACCTTGAATCGAGAACTTCTTGAAAATGAATTTTTGGGCAGTAACTTAGCTGATTTCCCGGCTGAAATATTGGATTATCCCGAAAAAGTGGTTCAGTTTGGAGAAGGGAATTTTTTAAGAGCTTTTATTGACTGGATGTTTCACAAAATGAATAAAGAGGGGATTTTTAAAGGTAGAGCTGTTGTAATTCAGCCGATCAGAAAAGGAAGGGTCAGTAATTTAAATGAACAGGATGGTCTTTATACCCTTTATTTAAGAGGTATTGAAGCAGGTAAAGAAGTTAATAAAAAAGAAATAATCACCTCTATTTCAAGAGGCTTGGAATCTTATGCTCAATGGGATAAGGTGCTTGAGCTTGCTGAAAAAGAAGAAATAGAAATAGTTGTTTCAAATACAACTGAAGCAGGCATAAGTTATAATCCAGAAGATCATCTAGAAGACTGTCCACCCGAATCTTATCCAGGCAAATTAGCTGCCTATTTATATAGAAGATATGAACATTTTGCTGGTGATCCTGAAAAAGGTATGATTATCCTACCAGTAGAGCTTATAGACCGCAATGGTGATAATTTAAAGAGGATTATCTTAAAACTTGCAGATGACTGGAAGCTTGAAAAGGAGTTTAAAGATTGGATTAAAAACAGCAATCATTTTTTAAATACTCTTGTTGATAGGATAGTTACCGGTTATCCCTTCAACGAGATTGCTAAATTAGAAGCAGAATTAGGCTACCATGATCAGAATTTAGATACCGGAGAGATTTTTCACCTCTGGGTTATTGAAGGTGATGAAAGTTTAAAAGAAAAATTACCTTTTCATCAAGCTGCTTTAAATGTTAAATGGGTTGATGATTTAACACCATACCGCACAACTAAAGTTAGAATTTTAAATGGAGCCCATACTTCAACAGTTCCGGTCGCTTATCTAGCTGGAATCGATTTAGTTAGAGATGCAGTTAATGATCAACTGCTAGGAGAATTTATCAAAAAGGCTGTTTTTGAAGATATTATACCAACCCTTACAGCAGGTAATGCTGAATTAGAAGATTTTGCAGCAAAGATATTTGAAAGATTTAAAAATCCATATATTGATCACAAGTGGCTGGATATATCATTGAATTCTACCTCTAAATTTAAAACAAGAGTATTACCATCTATAATTGAACATATTGAAAAATTGCATAAAACACCGAAATATTTAAGTTTTTCTCTGGCTGCTTTAATAGCCTTTTATAAAGGTACAGAAATAGAAACTTCTCAGCTTAAAGCCTATCGAAATGGAGACAGCTATTTAATCAAAGATGATCAGGCTGCTTTAGAATTTTTTGCTCAACTCTGGTCTGAATATGAGAATAAAGAAATTAAATTATCTGAGCTAACAAAAAAAGTTTTAGCTGCAGAGAAGTTCTGGGAAAGAGATTTAACTGAACTGCCAGAATTAGAAAAAACTGTTGTTGATCAGCTTAAAAATATTGAAAAAGAAGGAATGAAAGCTGCTTTAGAGAATTTATTATAATAGAAAGAATAAAATAAATTTTAAAATAAGCAGATTAGAAGATTTCTATTAGCTGCTATTTTGCTTTAACTTCTAAGGAGGTTATATTATGCCATGGAGAGACTTTGCTGAAGAACTTGTAGGTACTTCAAAAGAGGCAATTAAAAAGCTTGCAGAATATGCTGAGGATTATAGAATTTATCCTCGCTCTATTAACAAACTGGGTAAATCATTTTTCTTTTTAGCAAAAGTTGAACAAAAAAAGAAGCTCATTATTTTAAATGAAAGCAAACACTTTGAAAGTTTTAATGGTGAGATTGAAGAGTTTGCCGGTTTTAAAGCAAAGGTAGCACCTTTAAACCATCACAATGCTCAAAGACTTAGAAAACTATTTCCTCATACAGCTCCTAAAGTACTGGGTAATAAAAATCCAAGTATTGGCCTTGGAGACAGGCTTGGTATAGCAACACCTGGCCATATCGATGCTGTTAAAGAAAGTGAAGTTATGCCAGTTTTTGCTCAGCAGTCAGTTCGTGAGTTAAATTTAACAAACCGAAGTTTCGAAGCTGTCTTAGATGATGTAAGTTGGGCTGTTTTTCAAGAGGGTTATGAAGACGGTTTTGCTGCTGATGCTGATCATTTAAAAAATAAAAATGAGGTCGAAACAGCTCTTGATATTGGTTATACCATGATAACTCTGGACTGTACTGATTATATCAATAACCTTAGAGAAGGTATAACATTTCAGGAACTTAAGGCACAATATGAGGAAATTGCTGATTATTTAAAAGATGGTCTGGAAAGTCAATATTTAAATAAAACATTTGTTTTAGGTTCAAATCATGAATTGGAATATAATAAAATGAATTTTTATAAAATTGTGCTCACCTATTATCAGATAATTGATTTTGCCAAAGAAATTTATCACCTGATAAAAAAAGAAAGTAAAGAGATTGATTTTGAAATTTCGATTGATGAGACTTCTCTACCTACCAGTGCAGAAGCTCACTTTTTTGTTGCAAATGAGTTAAAAAGAAATGGAATTAATATCAATAGTCTTGCCCCAAGATTTGTTGGCAGTTTTGAAAAGGGTATTGATTATATTGGCAGTTTAGATAAATTTGAAAAACACTTTAAAATCCATGCTGAAATTGCTGATCGCTTTGGCCATAAGTTGAGCATTCATTCCGGTAGTGATAAATTCAGTCTTTATCCTATTATCGGTCATCATACAAAGGGTAGAGTTCATGTTAAAACTGCTGGTACAAATTGGCTGGAAGCACTTAGAGTTTTAGCAGAAAATGACCCAGCACTTTTTAGAGACATTTATTATTATGCTCAGAAAAAATATAAAGATGCTAAAGAATATTATCATGTAAGTACTGAACTGGTTGATATTCCAGATTTAGCAAGGTTAAGTGACAAAGAACTGTCAGAGCTGCTGGAAATTGATGAGGCCAGACAGCTGCTTCATATTACCTATGGTTTTATTTTAGAAGCAAAAAAAGATGGGGATTATCTATTTAGGGACAAACTCTATAAATTTTGGGAAAAACATGATAAAGAATATAGAAAAGCCCTTGAGTTTCACATTATAAAACATCTAAAAAAGTTAGGGTTTTATAATTAAAGCTGATCAATAATTTCTTTTAATTGAGAGAAATTACGTCTAATATCTATGAAATATCTAGATTTTTAAGTATCATGAAAACATTTTCAAAAAAGTTAAGGAGGCTTATAATGGCGTTATTAGATCAAAATTATTTGTTAGAAAGTGAAAGTGCAAAACGTTTGTATAAAGAAATTGAAGAACTGGCAATTTTAGATCCCCATAATCATGGAGATGTAAAAGAGATACTGGACAATGAAGCCTGGAATGATATTTGGGAGGTTGAAGCTGCAACTGACCATTATGTCTGGGAATTAATGAGAAAAAGAGGGGTTCCTGAAGAAAAAATAACAGGTGACGCTTCAAATAAAGAAAAGTGGATGGCCCTTGCGGAAGTATTTCCAGAATTTGCTGGTAATCCAACCTATGAATGGATCCATCTTGATTTGAAGAGACAGTTTGGTATTGAAGAGAGTATTTCCAAGGATACTGCAGAACTGATCTGGGACAAAACTAAAGAAATTTTAGCTCAGGCTGATATGAGGCCTCAAAGTTTATTAAAAAAGATGAATGTTGAGATAATGTGTACAACAGATGAGCCATATTCTCTATTAGAAGAACACAAACGAGCTAAAGAAGAGGTGGATGGAGTTAAAATATTACCCACCTGGAGACCTGACAAAATCATGAATATAGAAGCTGATAACTGGCTTGAATATGTTGAAAAACTAACTAAGGCATATAATGAATCAAAAATTGAGCAGTTAGATGATCTTTTAACTGCCTTAAAAAATTCTCATGATTATTTTGCCGAGATGGGTTGTATTGCAAGTGATCACGGGATTTTAGAACCGATTTCTTATAGAGTTGAAAAAGGCAGAGCTGCAGAAATTTATCAAAAAGGCCTTAAAAATAAAGAGCTCAGCAAAAAAGATATTAAAGATTTCAAGGCTTTTATGCTGGCAGAATTCGCTAAATTAAATCAGGAAAAAGACTGGGTAACCCAACTTCATATTGGTGCAGTAAGAAACTACAGAGAGAGCCTGTATGAAAAGCTCGGACCTGATACTGGTGGAGATATTTCTAATTATTCTATAGAGATAGTAGATAACCTTAAGTATTTTATTAACCAATTTGGTGAAGACTTAAATATAGTACTTTATACTATGGATCCTGTCCATTGGTTTACGGTTTCTACGATCAGCAGGGCTTTCCCTAAAGTAAGTTTAGGTGCCCCCTGGTGGTTAAATGATACTCCTTATGGTATGGAAACACAGCTTAAACAGGTGACTACTGTTGATTTGTTTTATAATTTGGCGGGAATGGTAACAGACTCAAGAAAATTAATGTCTTATTCTTCTCGAACAGAGATGTTTAGAAGAACATTAGCCAATGTAGTTGGAAAGATGGTTGATAAAGGCCAGATGCCTTATAGTGTTGCTGCTGACCTTGTGAATCATGTTTGTTATGAGGGTCAATACAATCTATTTTTTAAATAAATATTATAAATAGCCCGGTTATAACCGGGCTATTTAAGGTTTAGGAGGAGTTAATTTTGGGAGATAAAACATTATTAATCAATCAAAAAGATAATATAGCTATTACTTTAACAGAACTGGATGCAGGAGAGTTTGTTGAAATAGATTCACAAAAAATTAAAGTTTTAAGTGATATTCCACTTGGTCATAAAATTGCTCTAAAAGATATTAATAAAGGAGAGCAGGTTATCCGCTATGGATATCCAATTGGAAATGCAAAAGAAGATATTAAAAAGGGAGAATGGGTACACACCCATAATCTAAAAACCGGGCTCCAGGGTAAGCTTGACTATAATTATCAACCTCAGCTAAAAAACCTAGAATGTTCTGGGAAAATCCCGGAATTTCTTGGCTATAAAAGAGAAAACAAGAAAGTTGGAATTAGAAATGATATCTGGATTATTAATACTGTTGGCTGTATAAATAAAGTTGTAGAAAAATTAGCTTTTAAAGCAGAACAAAAATATCAATCTTTAATTGAATCAGGCATTATTGACAGCATTCATGCTTTTCCTCATCCTTATGGTTGCTCACAATTAGGAGGCGATTTAAAAAATACTCAAAAAGCTTTAGCAGGTCTGGTAAATCATCCCAATGCTGCTGCAGTTTTGGTTGTTGGCCTGGGTTGTGAAAATAATTTGATTGAAGACTTTAAAAAATATATTGGTGATTATAACAACAAAAGGGTTAAGTTTTTAAATCTTCAGGATGTAGAAGATGATATTAAGGTAGCAGAATCTCTGCTTGATGATCTGGTTGTTTATGCTAAAGATTTCAAACAGGAAAAAATTCCGGTTTCTAAGCTAAAGATTGGTCTTAAATGTGGAGGTTCAGACAGTTTTTCCGGGGTAACAGCAAATCCTCTTTTGGGTAAAATTTCTGATAAAATAGCAGCTTATAATGGGATCAGTATTTTAACTGAGGTTCCAGAGATGTTTGGCGCAGAAAAGATTTTGATGAATAGGGCTAAAGATAAAGCAACGTTTTATAAGCTTGTTAAATTAATAAATGATTTTAAAGATTATTTTCTTTCTCATGACCAAGAGATTTATGAAAATCCATCTCCTGGTAATAAAGAAGGTGGGATCACAACTTTAGAAGAGAAGTCATTAGGTTGTACTCAAAAAGGTGGTACAGGGACTGTAAATGATGTCTTTTTCTATGGTGAACAGGTTGAAGGAAAGGGTTTAAATCTTTTAGAAAGTCCTGGCAATGATCTGGTTGCAACTACTGCACTTACAATAGCTGGTGCCCACCTGATCCTCTTTACTACAGGAAGGGGAACCCCTTTTGGAGGAGCTGTTCCCACTGTTAAAGTTTCTACAAATAGTAGAATTTATGATCAAAAAAGAAATTGGTTTGATTTTAATGCCGGGCAATTACTTGAAGGCAAAAATATGGAAAATCTGGCAGAAGAATTTTTTGATTATATTATTAAAGTTGCCTCTAAACAAATAAAAACAAAAAATGAAATAAATGATTATCGCGAAATTGCAATTTTTAAAGATGGTGTAACATTGTAACATTGTAAAAAGAGAACTTGATTAAAGCTCTAAAATTTAGTATTATTAACTAACAAAATATAAATTATATAATTAATTACAGCACCTCAGAGGAGGTTTAAATGTTAGACGACTTTATTTTTAGTCTAAGTGTAGCTTTACCGATATTTTTAATAATGCTAAGTGGCTTTATATTCAGAAAAAAACGAATAATTACTGTAGAGTTTATTGATGCAGCTAATTTCATTATTTTTTATTTGGCTTTACCAATAAAACTTTTTAATAGTGTTGCAGAAAGCTCTGTTACTGAAAATTTTGATATTAGATTTATTGGCTATGCCCTTTCAGCAACAATTATAAGTGTTATCATAGTCTATTTGTTTTCAGTATTTTTTATTGATGAAAAGAGCAAAATAGGAGCTTTTGTCCATGGAACTTTTAGAGGTAATTTTATATATGTAGGTTTTTCATTAATGGAAAATGTAACTGGAAGTATTGGGGCTAAAACCCCTTTGATAGTTGCTTTTATAATCCCACTATATAATATAATCGCTGTTTTGATTTTAGTTTTTACAAATCCAGCCAATAAGGCAAAAAATCAACTTAAAAGTGCCTTTAAAAATATTTTAACTAATCCCTTTATCATTGCAATAATTTTAGGTGCTGCAGCTTCTTTAATTGATTTTAAATTACCTTTAATTTTGCAGAATACTGCTGATTATTTTGATGTACTGGCAACACCTTTAGCTTTATTGACAATTGGGGCAACATTTAAAATTGACAAATTATTTGTAGATATTAAATCTTCTATATTTGCCACCATATTAAAATTACTTATTTTACCTGCTTTAGCAGTTTCAACAGCAATTGCTTTTGGTTTTGCAAATGAGGAAGTGTTTTTGATTTATGTACTTTTTGGAGTACCCAGTGCTGTTGTTTCTTATGTGATCACAGCAGCTATGAATGGTGATCAGGACCTGGCAGCTTCAATTGTTATGATGACAACCTTATTTTCTGTTTTTTCGATCACTTTGTTTATCTTTTTATTTAAGGTTTTTGCTATTGTATGATAATGATAATTTTAACTTTTTAGATTAAATTTTATTCTAATTAAAAAAGTATATATCATTTAGACAATATTATCTTTGATTTACATATATAGAAAATAAATTTCTATAATGATGTTTAATAATCAAAATACAGCAGCAAAAAGGTAGGCGACAGATCATGAAAAATAATAAGGATAGTTTTTTAGGAGAAGCGTTAGTTAAAAGAGCTTTAATAACCGAAGAAGAACTTAATAAGGCCCTGCAAATCCAGGCTAAATCCGGAGGACTGCTTGGAGAAATACTTGTGGCTGAAGGTTTTATTAAGATGATTGAGTTGTTTTATATTATTGCTGAAAAAGAAGAGCTGTCTTTAGGAAGTAATGATTTAGCAGCCTGTCAAAAACTGCTTGATCCTGAGTTAGCTCATAAATTTGAAGTGGAAACTCTGGTTATTCATCAATTTTTCCCAATTATTATAGAAGACCAGAGATTAAAGGTCTTTGTTTCAAATCAAGGGAATCGGAAAGTTGATGAACTGCTTAAAAATGAATTTGGAGATATAGAAATCCACAAGATTATTGCTACAAGTCGGGATATCAGGTTTATGCTCGAAGAAGTTTTTAAAGAAGAGATGGTTGAAGAAGCAGTAAATGGCTTATTTTACCGCAGTCCAAAAGAATCTGCTTCAACCGTATTTACCTCTGAACAGATATTTTTCTTTTTTCTGGTTATAGCTATTTCTGCATTTTTGGCCTATCTTTATCCAAGTGAAGCATTAAAATATTTTCTTTATTTTTTCAATATTTTGTTTTTAGCTTCTATACTTTTTAAGTTTGTTTTAAGTATTGTTGGATCTTTTCAAGAAAAAAAGAACCTTATTTCAGAAGAAGATGTCACCGGTATAGATGAAAAAGAACTGCCTGTTTACAGTATTTTGGTAC contains:
- a CDS encoding outer membrane beta-barrel protein encodes the protein MKRTLIVLMVLSLMLFSFSALAEAYTAQRAGDFEVKLGIDFGGDFDYGSDSYDVDMGYSLIGEYKYAYNQNINLGAGLNYQFDRDFDDTDGDFSFTTAYILGEYKVTDSPVYLIGHLGYGSLSVDSATFSGDESGGLYYAAGAGMILDNDYVAEVLYSRNNGEVNDEDVEYDKFTISFGIRY
- a CDS encoding tagaturonate reductase, coding for MAKKELKTLNRELLENEFLGSNLADFPAEILDYPEKVVQFGEGNFLRAFIDWMFHKMNKEGIFKGRAVVIQPIRKGRVSNLNEQDGLYTLYLRGIEAGKEVNKKEIITSISRGLESYAQWDKVLELAEKEEIEIVVSNTTEAGISYNPEDHLEDCPPESYPGKLAAYLYRRYEHFAGDPEKGMIILPVELIDRNGDNLKRIILKLADDWKLEKEFKDWIKNSNHFLNTLVDRIVTGYPFNEIAKLEAELGYHDQNLDTGEIFHLWVIEGDESLKEKLPFHQAALNVKWVDDLTPYRTTKVRILNGAHTSTVPVAYLAGIDLVRDAVNDQLLGEFIKKAVFEDIIPTLTAGNAELEDFAAKIFERFKNPYIDHKWLDISLNSTSKFKTRVLPSIIEHIEKLHKTPKYLSFSLAALIAFYKGTEIETSQLKAYRNGDSYLIKDDQAALEFFAQLWSEYENKEIKLSELTKKVLAAEKFWERDLTELPELEKTVVDQLKNIEKEGMKAALENLL
- a CDS encoding tagaturonate epimerase family protein, whose protein sequence is MPWRDFAEELVGTSKEAIKKLAEYAEDYRIYPRSINKLGKSFFFLAKVEQKKKLIILNESKHFESFNGEIEEFAGFKAKVAPLNHHNAQRLRKLFPHTAPKVLGNKNPSIGLGDRLGIATPGHIDAVKESEVMPVFAQQSVRELNLTNRSFEAVLDDVSWAVFQEGYEDGFAADADHLKNKNEVETALDIGYTMITLDCTDYINNLREGITFQELKAQYEEIADYLKDGLESQYLNKTFVLGSNHELEYNKMNFYKIVLTYYQIIDFAKEIYHLIKKESKEIDFEISIDETSLPTSAEAHFFVANELKRNGININSLAPRFVGSFEKGIDYIGSLDKFEKHFKIHAEIADRFGHKLSIHSGSDKFSLYPIIGHHTKGRVHVKTAGTNWLEALRVLAENDPALFRDIYYYAQKKYKDAKEYYHVSTELVDIPDLARLSDKELSELLEIDEARQLLHITYGFILEAKKDGDYLFRDKLYKFWEKHDKEYRKALEFHIIKHLKKLGFYN
- the uxaC gene encoding glucuronate isomerase; its protein translation is MALLDQNYLLESESAKRLYKEIEELAILDPHNHGDVKEILDNEAWNDIWEVEAATDHYVWELMRKRGVPEEKITGDASNKEKWMALAEVFPEFAGNPTYEWIHLDLKRQFGIEESISKDTAELIWDKTKEILAQADMRPQSLLKKMNVEIMCTTDEPYSLLEEHKRAKEEVDGVKILPTWRPDKIMNIEADNWLEYVEKLTKAYNESKIEQLDDLLTALKNSHDYFAEMGCIASDHGILEPISYRVEKGRAAEIYQKGLKNKELSKKDIKDFKAFMLAEFAKLNQEKDWVTQLHIGAVRNYRESLYEKLGPDTGGDISNYSIEIVDNLKYFINQFGEDLNIVLYTMDPVHWFTVSTISRAFPKVSLGAPWWLNDTPYGMETQLKQVTTVDLFYNLAGMVTDSRKLMSYSSRTEMFRRTLANVVGKMVDKGQMPYSVAADLVNHVCYEGQYNLFFK
- a CDS encoding UxaA family hydrolase; translation: MGDKTLLINQKDNIAITLTELDAGEFVEIDSQKIKVLSDIPLGHKIALKDINKGEQVIRYGYPIGNAKEDIKKGEWVHTHNLKTGLQGKLDYNYQPQLKNLECSGKIPEFLGYKRENKKVGIRNDIWIINTVGCINKVVEKLAFKAEQKYQSLIESGIIDSIHAFPHPYGCSQLGGDLKNTQKALAGLVNHPNAAAVLVVGLGCENNLIEDFKKYIGDYNNKRVKFLNLQDVEDDIKVAESLLDDLVVYAKDFKQEKIPVSKLKIGLKCGGSDSFSGVTANPLLGKISDKIAAYNGISILTEVPEMFGAEKILMNRAKDKATFYKLVKLINDFKDYFLSHDQEIYENPSPGNKEGGITTLEEKSLGCTQKGGTGTVNDVFFYGEQVEGKGLNLLESPGNDLVATTALTIAGAHLILFTTGRGTPFGGAVPTVKVSTNSRIYDQKRNWFDFNAGQLLEGKNMENLAEEFFDYIIKVASKQIKTKNEINDYREIAIFKDGVTL
- a CDS encoding AEC family transporter, which translates into the protein MLDDFIFSLSVALPIFLIMLSGFIFRKKRIITVEFIDAANFIIFYLALPIKLFNSVAESSVTENFDIRFIGYALSATIISVIIVYLFSVFFIDEKSKIGAFVHGTFRGNFIYVGFSLMENVTGSIGAKTPLIVAFIIPLYNIIAVLILVFTNPANKAKNQLKSAFKNILTNPFIIAIILGAAASLIDFKLPLILQNTADYFDVLATPLALLTIGATFKIDKLFVDIKSSIFATILKLLILPALAVSTAIAFGFANEEVFLIYVLFGVPSAVVSYVITAAMNGDQDLAASIVMMTTLFSVFSITLFIFLFKVFAIV